A genomic segment from Leptolyngbya boryana PCC 6306 encodes:
- the map gene encoding type I methionyl aminopeptidase: MEQEVITLLSSREIEKMRRAGKLAAQLLQHLEPFVKPGVSTLELNDEAERWTQAHGAKSAPLGYNGFPKSICTSVNEVVCHGIPNAKQILKDGDIINIDVTLIVDGYHGDTSKMYFVGEPSPLARRLVEVTDKCRQLGMDEVKPGARIGDIGAAIQEYAESQGFSVVQDFVGHGISHIFHTAPQIPHYGKRGTGKKLRPGMVFTIEPMINEGTWEVEVMSDKWTALTKDRKLSAQCEHTIAVTSTGYEILTQA, translated from the coding sequence ATGGAACAAGAAGTTATTACCCTCCTTTCGAGTCGCGAAATTGAGAAAATGCGTCGGGCTGGGAAGCTTGCAGCGCAGTTATTGCAGCATTTAGAGCCGTTTGTTAAGCCTGGGGTGAGTACCCTAGAACTCAATGACGAGGCAGAACGATGGACACAGGCACATGGCGCAAAAAGTGCGCCCCTGGGATATAACGGGTTTCCAAAATCGATTTGTACGAGTGTGAACGAAGTCGTTTGTCATGGGATTCCCAATGCCAAGCAGATTCTGAAGGATGGCGACATTATTAATATCGATGTCACTCTGATTGTGGATGGGTATCACGGAGACACGTCGAAAATGTATTTCGTGGGTGAACCTTCTCCTTTGGCGCGTCGGTTGGTTGAAGTCACCGACAAGTGCCGCCAGTTAGGCATGGATGAAGTGAAACCTGGGGCAAGAATTGGCGACATTGGAGCGGCGATTCAAGAGTATGCAGAATCGCAAGGGTTCTCAGTCGTGCAAGATTTTGTCGGGCACGGGATTAGCCATATTTTCCATACCGCACCGCAGATTCCTCACTATGGGAAGCGGGGAACTGGGAAAAAGTTAAGACCGGGAATGGTGTTTACGATCGAGCCGATGATCAATGAGGGCACTTGGGAAGTTGAGGTGATGTCCGACAAGTGGACAGCTTTGACGAAGGATCGCAAACTGTCAGCGCAATGTGAACATACGATCGCCGTTACTAGCACAGGCTACGAAATTTTGACGCAGGCTTAG
- a CDS encoding AAA-like domain-containing protein: MKRKRGIILSTRGWQRLQAAEQRSVTQDNFGKSYTLQDLSERTALSPNTLARVRSRKVAVDQQTLENYFRAFDLLLTPDDYTDSETATLSNRQHILLSGQLPVDSPFYVYRPPIENICYESLLKPGALVRIRAPRQMGKTSLTARTLTQLREQQQFLTTITSLQLADASVFQDLKRFLQWFCAIVTQNLGLPNQLDRYWDDLFGNSYNCTNYFESYVLAEINAPIVLALDEVDAVFDHPEIATDFFGMLRAWYEKSRYGDAKSELWQKLRLVLVHSTEVYVPLNLNQSPFNAGLAIELPTLTLENVIDLAQRYGIEQAEETAAALLNLTGGNPYLVQVGLHHLSTQVVSLNELLESAATSDGVYANHLRNLLWDLQKYPELMSAFKRIVLADSAVELEPILAFKLQSKGLVKIKDPMIQPSCQLYRTYFQQALTTT; this comes from the coding sequence GTGAAGCGAAAGCGCGGAATTATCCTCAGCACCCGAGGCTGGCAGCGCCTTCAAGCTGCTGAGCAGAGATCCGTCACTCAAGATAATTTTGGCAAGTCTTATACCCTGCAAGACCTGAGCGAACGCACTGCGCTGAGTCCGAATACGCTAGCACGGGTTCGCAGCCGCAAAGTGGCAGTCGATCAACAGACTTTAGAAAACTATTTTCGGGCGTTTGACTTGTTGCTCACGCCGGATGACTACACGGATTCGGAAACTGCAACGCTCAGTAACCGCCAGCATATTCTACTGAGTGGACAGCTTCCCGTCGATTCACCATTTTACGTCTATCGTCCGCCGATCGAGAATATTTGCTACGAGTCTTTGCTCAAACCTGGAGCACTGGTTCGGATTCGCGCCCCGCGGCAGATGGGGAAGACTTCTCTAACGGCAAGAACACTGACTCAATTGAGAGAGCAACAGCAGTTTCTCACTACGATTACGAGTTTACAGTTGGCAGATGCGTCGGTTTTCCAGGACTTGAAGCGGTTTTTGCAGTGGTTTTGTGCGATCGTTACGCAGAATTTGGGACTGCCGAATCAGCTCGATCGCTACTGGGATGATCTGTTTGGGAACAGCTACAACTGCACGAACTATTTTGAAAGTTACGTGCTAGCAGAAATTAATGCCCCGATCGTGCTGGCTCTCGATGAAGTAGATGCGGTGTTTGACCATCCAGAAATTGCCACCGATTTCTTTGGGATGTTACGGGCTTGGTATGAAAAATCGCGCTACGGCGATGCGAAAAGCGAGCTTTGGCAGAAACTGCGATTAGTACTGGTGCATTCGACCGAAGTTTATGTGCCGCTCAACTTGAATCAATCTCCATTCAATGCCGGTTTAGCGATCGAACTTCCAACCTTAACGCTTGAAAATGTGATTGATTTAGCTCAACGCTACGGAATCGAGCAGGCAGAAGAAACCGCCGCAGCGCTCTTAAACCTGACTGGGGGCAATCCTTATCTGGTACAAGTCGGACTGCATCATCTCAGTACTCAGGTTGTCAGCCTTAACGAACTGCTCGAATCTGCTGCGACGAGCGATGGCGTTTATGCCAATCATCTGCGCAATTTACTGTGGGATTTACAAAAGTATCCAGAGTTAATGTCAGCCTTTAAGCGCATCGTTTTGGCAGATAGTGCGGTTGAATTGGAGCCGATTCTGGCATTTAAATTGCAGAGTAAGGGATTGGTCAAGATCAAAGACCCGATGATTCAGCCCAGTTGCCAACTGTATCGGACGTACTTTCAGCAAGCACTCACGACAACGTGA
- the psb32 gene encoding photosystem II repair protein Psb32, with amino-acid sequence MVLFTSLSAAPAYATSLYEVPPVSEETRVVDLGDIISRFNEGKLTDTLNDLADKTGQEVHFVTIRRLDYDETIESFTTKLFQQWFPTPEAGATQTIVVLDSLTNNSAIATGEEVKALMSDEVAKSVAQETMQAPLQKGDRYNQAFLDVSDRLVAVLSGEPDPGPPEIVDNVKTEGTFASREETAQSNAVPWVIGLLIAATIIPMATYYWYVR; translated from the coding sequence ATGGTTTTATTCACCTCGCTATCTGCGGCTCCTGCCTACGCTACCAGTTTGTATGAAGTGCCGCCAGTCTCTGAAGAGACACGAGTGGTCGATTTAGGTGACATTATTAGCCGTTTTAATGAAGGAAAGCTGACGGATACCCTGAATGATCTGGCAGATAAAACAGGTCAGGAAGTGCATTTTGTGACGATTCGCCGCCTCGATTATGACGAGACGATCGAGAGTTTTACCACAAAGCTGTTCCAACAGTGGTTTCCTACGCCTGAAGCGGGTGCAACTCAGACGATCGTGGTTTTAGACAGTTTGACGAATAATTCTGCGATCGCAACCGGCGAAGAGGTAAAAGCCTTGATGTCGGATGAAGTTGCGAAAAGCGTGGCTCAGGAAACAATGCAGGCTCCTCTGCAAAAGGGCGATCGCTATAATCAGGCATTTTTGGATGTGAGCGATCGTTTAGTGGCAGTGTTATCTGGTGAGCCTGATCCAGGTCCTCCAGAAATCGTAGATAACGTGAAGACAGAAGGCACGTTTGCATCGCGCGAAGAAACAGCGCAAAGTAATGCGGTTCCCTGGGTGATTGGATTGTTGATTGCAGCAACGATTATTCCGATGGCGACCTATTACTGGTATGTGCGGTAG
- a CDS encoding acyl-CoA thioesterase: MGFTYDRTIHFSETDAAGVVYFANVLTLCHEAYEASLAASGISVRSFFSGQNIAVPIVHAEVDFFSPMFCGDLITIELTPHLLKPSEFEIRYQLMQDSKSVGKALTRHVCIATKTRTRIELSEQLQCWVDRFR, translated from the coding sequence ATGGGATTTACTTACGATCGAACCATTCATTTCTCCGAAACTGATGCAGCCGGAGTCGTCTACTTTGCCAATGTGTTGACGCTTTGCCATGAGGCTTACGAGGCATCATTAGCTGCCAGCGGGATTTCAGTGCGATCGTTCTTTTCTGGGCAAAACATTGCCGTGCCGATTGTTCATGCTGAAGTCGATTTTTTTAGTCCGATGTTTTGTGGGGATCTCATTACGATCGAATTAACTCCTCACCTGCTCAAACCGAGTGAATTTGAGATCCGATATCAGTTGATGCAGGATTCAAAGTCGGTTGGGAAGGCTTTGACGCGGCACGTTTGTATTGCGACCAAGACGAGAACCCGAATCGAACTTTCGGAACAATTGCAGTGTTGGGTTGATCGCTTTCGGTAA
- a CDS encoding EAL domain-containing response regulator: MKTILIIEDDELIRNNLLEILEFEGFRAIEAENGRIGVQKARAYHPDLVLCDVCMPELDGYGVLEELRSNVQTATMPVIFLTAKSDKSDVRQGMNSGADDYLIKPCSVSELLGAISSRLKKQAVLIERYTEQQQQATAAIRRGAMLDPLTHLPTRGLLYQHLHHLMSSFAQFPDSRGIAILCLNLQRFHLINSGFGHIAGDIVLQMVANRLSKVVQANGFLARLNGDQFGIVLKDVAQEELGEFAQLLLDRVTLPCMIDGHEIRFHANVGMTWTDQPQGTPQDLLTQAETAQHWCQQPGLNRYRLYDTELDALEVERRLIEMDLTKAIERAEFQVHYQPQVDLQTGRVVGMESLVRWHHPVRGVVSPAKFIPIAEELGLIVPLGEWILTTACQHAKRWQILCMQPLRVSVNLSMRQFQQPNLPQRVEAILAETGLDPKLLTLELTESCVMHDVEATILTLKALKKLGIEISIDDFGTGYSSLNHLYQLPIDALKIDRSFVKQIRVSAGAIAISDAIISMAKGLKLHIVAEGIEDKEQLAFFRKRGCDAIQGFLYSPPISAIEMEALLLSDRRLHFASA, from the coding sequence ATGAAGACCATTCTGATAATTGAAGATGATGAGTTGATTCGGAACAATCTGTTAGAGATTTTAGAGTTTGAAGGATTTCGAGCGATCGAAGCAGAAAACGGTCGAATCGGGGTACAAAAAGCTCGGGCTTACCATCCCGATTTAGTGCTTTGTGATGTCTGTATGCCGGAGTTAGATGGCTACGGCGTGCTTGAAGAGCTTCGCTCAAATGTCCAAACTGCGACGATGCCCGTGATTTTTCTCACCGCCAAGAGTGATAAAAGTGATGTGCGGCAAGGTATGAATTCAGGCGCAGATGATTATCTCATCAAGCCTTGCTCGGTCAGTGAATTGCTGGGAGCAATTTCGTCCCGATTAAAGAAACAGGCTGTTCTCATCGAACGCTACACAGAGCAGCAACAGCAGGCGACAGCGGCAATTCGGCGGGGAGCGATGTTAGATCCACTGACGCATCTACCGACCCGTGGCTTGTTATATCAGCACTTGCATCATTTAATGTCTTCATTCGCGCAGTTCCCGGATTCACGAGGGATTGCAATTCTTTGCTTAAATTTGCAGCGATTTCACTTGATTAATTCGGGGTTCGGGCATATTGCGGGCGATATTGTGTTGCAGATGGTCGCAAATCGGCTGAGTAAAGTCGTACAGGCGAATGGATTTTTAGCTCGACTGAATGGAGACCAGTTTGGGATTGTCCTGAAAGATGTGGCACAAGAGGAGCTAGGTGAGTTTGCTCAACTGTTGCTCGATCGCGTGACGCTGCCCTGCATGATTGATGGACATGAGATTCGATTTCACGCCAATGTCGGCATGACTTGGACGGATCAGCCGCAGGGGACACCGCAAGATTTACTGACGCAGGCTGAAACCGCGCAGCATTGGTGTCAGCAGCCTGGGCTGAATCGCTATCGCCTCTATGATACCGAGTTGGATGCGTTAGAGGTCGAGCGGCGCTTAATCGAGATGGATTTGACCAAAGCGATCGAACGGGCGGAGTTCCAGGTTCATTATCAGCCGCAAGTCGATCTGCAAACGGGGCGAGTTGTCGGCATGGAATCACTAGTGCGGTGGCACCATCCGGTGCGAGGGGTTGTCTCTCCCGCCAAATTTATTCCGATCGCGGAAGAGTTGGGGTTAATTGTGCCGTTGGGCGAGTGGATTTTGACAACAGCATGTCAGCATGCGAAACGTTGGCAAATTCTGTGTATGCAGCCGCTGCGTGTCTCTGTGAATCTGTCGATGCGGCAGTTTCAGCAGCCGAATTTACCGCAGAGAGTTGAAGCAATTTTGGCAGAGACGGGACTTGATCCGAAGCTATTAACGTTGGAGTTGACCGAGAGCTGCGTGATGCACGATGTCGAAGCAACAATCTTGACGTTAAAAGCGTTGAAAAAGCTCGGAATTGAGATTTCGATCGATGATTTTGGTACAGGATATTCGTCGTTGAATCATCTGTATCAACTGCCGATCGATGCTTTAAAGATCGATCGCAGTTTCGTCAAACAGATTCGCGTCAGCGCAGGTGCGATCGCAATTTCCGATGCCATTATCAGCATGGCAAAAGGCTTAAAGCTGCATATCGTCGCTGAAGGCATTGAAGACAAGGAACAGCTCGCATTTTTCCGTAAACGGGGCTGTGATGCGATTCAAGGCTTTCTGTACAGCCCACCCATTTCAGCGATTGAAATGGAGGCGTTGCTCCTGTCCGATCGCCGTCTTCATTTTGCGAGCGCTTGA
- a CDS encoding peroxiredoxin: MPLNVGDTAPDFTVKDTNGNTVKLSDYAGQTVVMYFYPKDDTPGCTKEACSFRDNYEQYTSKGIPVFGVSMDDEASHQRFTEKFSLPFPLLADTDGAITKAYDVDGGGYSKRVTYVIGSDGKIAQVFTTIQTDTHATDILQAIGA; encoded by the coding sequence ATGCCGTTAAATGTAGGCGATACAGCCCCCGATTTCACTGTCAAAGATACGAACGGCAATACCGTGAAACTCTCAGATTATGCGGGTCAAACGGTTGTGATGTATTTCTATCCGAAAGACGATACCCCAGGCTGCACCAAAGAAGCGTGCAGTTTCCGCGACAATTACGAGCAGTACACCAGCAAGGGAATTCCCGTGTTTGGAGTGAGCATGGACGATGAAGCCTCTCACCAACGCTTTACGGAGAAATTCAGCTTGCCGTTTCCCTTGTTGGCAGATACCGATGGGGCAATTACCAAGGCGTATGATGTCGATGGCGGCGGCTACTCGAAGCGCGTGACTTACGTGATTGGGTCAGATGGCAAGATTGCTCAGGTGTTTACGACGATTCAGACGGATACGCATGCGACGGATATTTTGCAGGCGATAGGGGCTTAG
- a CDS encoding AI-2E family transporter — translation MLHRNKLWIWWDALSPVSKAIAFASFAPLLVLNAWAISSIFGYFHSLLAIIVGASLLTFLLNYPVSYMQQHGTTRGRAAIIVFLFTISVLLAIGVTLVPLALQQAQQLVTRLPDWIDSGQRQLILLNDQIEKAGFPISLDVLADQITAPLKNQLQRLAGDILGLAVITVTSLLDLLLTLVLTFYLLQHSDRLWQSLVEWLPHQIRDPFSNTLRLSFQNFFFSQLISSTSMGFVLTVIFLTLRVPFGLLFGLSIGTMALIPFGGSVGIAIVSLLVALRDIGLGVEVLIASLIVQQIIENLIMPRILGSFTGLNPVWVFISILMGARVGGLLGVVVAVPIAVVIKSILVSLRSPHSAIIMSSDIQLAEIPAGQTSEP, via the coding sequence ATGCTTCATCGCAATAAGCTGTGGATTTGGTGGGATGCGTTGTCCCCCGTGTCAAAAGCGATCGCATTCGCGTCGTTTGCTCCCTTACTCGTTCTCAATGCCTGGGCAATTTCCTCGATTTTTGGATATTTCCATTCGCTGTTAGCGATCATTGTGGGTGCGTCTTTGCTGACGTTTTTACTGAACTATCCCGTCAGTTATATGCAGCAGCATGGAACCACACGAGGACGAGCGGCAATAATCGTCTTTCTGTTTACGATCTCGGTCTTACTCGCGATCGGCGTCACGCTTGTTCCGCTCGCCCTACAACAAGCGCAACAGTTAGTGACCCGGTTGCCTGACTGGATCGACTCCGGTCAGCGACAATTGATTCTGCTCAACGATCAGATCGAAAAAGCTGGATTTCCAATTAGCTTGGACGTTTTAGCCGATCAAATTACTGCACCCCTAAAAAATCAACTCCAACGATTGGCGGGTGACATTTTAGGACTGGCAGTGATTACGGTGACGAGCCTTCTAGATTTACTGCTGACGTTGGTGCTGACGTTTTATTTACTTCAACACAGCGATCGACTTTGGCAAAGTTTGGTGGAATGGCTGCCGCATCAGATTCGCGATCCGTTTAGCAATACCTTACGGCTGAGTTTTCAGAATTTCTTTTTTAGCCAGTTGATTTCTTCGACGTCGATGGGCTTTGTGTTGACAGTCATCTTTCTGACGTTGCGCGTTCCATTCGGATTGCTGTTTGGATTGTCCATTGGAACAATGGCACTGATTCCATTTGGTGGATCGGTGGGAATTGCGATCGTGTCACTCCTAGTCGCGCTGCGCGATATTGGCTTAGGCGTTGAAGTGTTGATTGCATCTTTAATTGTGCAGCAGATTATTGAAAATCTGATTATGCCAAGAATTTTGGGTAGCTTTACAGGCTTAAATCCGGTCTGGGTGTTTATTTCAATCCTGATGGGCGCACGCGTCGGAGGACTGCTAGGAGTGGTTGTCGCTGTCCCCATTGCAGTCGTGATTAAAAGCATTTTGGTCTCTTTGCGATCGCCGCATTCGGCAATTATTATGTCGAGTGATATCCAACTCGCAGAAATTCCTGCAGGTCAGACCTCTGAGCCTTGA
- a CDS encoding C39 family peptidase, whose product MTDSTIATESLTSGGGSAPPTYAGPQEVLVNKPVVLKGSYDARRIRRITVMAEDKFNLGVTLNNGTWQVSMPRGFSTPGARWLRLKGFDGSNKLVENRVFYITVSRDPLTVGQALTVKVLRDTFFKVSTDDSSRLNNQQKILVKAGQTYTVNRYGFIDGHLKLDLASAIAPIGNFGYFYEDHVQLSKGSQIFRFSLDDVPDIPLAAQLLIRQTTFLKTSAADSSALAANQRTQVLEGQVFQIIGYAFTQGHFRVTLKDPIPGFGNRGFIFWQYAQIKRNGKEIPYDSSSLTVTALRDTIIKKRPVESSQLQPDERATFNANQFYSVSSYMIEGGHIKVSLNEELPGFGNTGYLFPDFVRMSRGNRSFNPIPGTVELNVPYFSQRDNPRFYWSTCNVTSIAMCMYYLGTRARWGSQLEDELLQWCFNKDGQGSQINHNTLTNLINAYGYDGIFSTRWTFRDIREELINGRPVVLCGMFTSYGHIVTVIGYTPDGFIVNDPWGDALTGYSNTEGRKLLYPYGYTNRVCGPDGEVWAHFIRRR is encoded by the coding sequence ATGACTGACAGCACGATCGCGACAGAATCGCTTACATCCGGGGGCGGCAGTGCACCTCCAACTTATGCCGGACCACAAGAAGTTTTAGTGAATAAACCTGTTGTGCTTAAAGGCAGTTATGATGCCCGGCGCATCCGGCGTATCACCGTCATGGCAGAGGATAAATTCAATTTAGGCGTGACGCTGAATAATGGAACTTGGCAAGTTTCGATGCCGAGGGGATTTTCAACACCAGGCGCACGCTGGTTGAGGCTAAAAGGTTTCGATGGTAGTAATAAACTGGTTGAAAATCGAGTGTTTTACATTACCGTTAGTCGCGATCCGCTGACGGTTGGACAAGCTTTGACTGTGAAAGTGCTTCGAGATACGTTTTTCAAAGTCTCGACCGATGATTCGTCCCGGTTGAACAATCAGCAGAAAATTTTAGTCAAAGCGGGACAGACTTACACAGTCAATCGCTATGGATTTATTGATGGACATTTGAAGTTAGATCTAGCCAGTGCGATCGCACCGATCGGCAATTTCGGTTATTTCTATGAAGATCATGTCCAACTGAGCAAGGGATCGCAGATTTTCAGATTTTCGCTCGATGATGTCCCAGATATTCCCTTGGCTGCGCAGCTTTTAATTCGTCAAACAACCTTCTTAAAAACTTCTGCGGCTGATTCGTCGGCGTTAGCTGCGAATCAGAGAACCCAGGTGCTAGAAGGTCAAGTGTTCCAAATCATAGGCTATGCGTTTACGCAGGGACATTTCAGAGTGACGTTGAAAGATCCGATTCCAGGGTTTGGCAATCGAGGGTTTATCTTCTGGCAATATGCTCAGATCAAACGCAACGGAAAGGAAATTCCTTATGATTCGAGTTCTCTGACGGTGACAGCCTTGCGCGATACCATCATCAAGAAACGTCCTGTCGAGTCGTCACAACTTCAACCCGATGAGAGAGCGACCTTCAATGCGAATCAGTTCTACAGTGTCTCGAGCTACATGATCGAGGGTGGGCACATCAAAGTTTCGCTGAATGAGGAGCTTCCAGGATTTGGCAACACAGGCTATCTGTTTCCAGACTTTGTGCGAATGAGTCGAGGCAATCGATCGTTTAACCCGATCCCGGGAACGGTGGAGTTAAATGTGCCGTACTTTTCACAGCGAGACAATCCGCGTTTCTATTGGTCTACTTGTAATGTCACCTCGATCGCGATGTGCATGTACTATCTGGGAACTCGTGCGCGCTGGGGGAGCCAGCTAGAAGATGAGCTTTTGCAATGGTGCTTTAACAAAGACGGACAAGGGTCGCAGATCAATCACAATACGCTGACGAATTTGATTAATGCCTATGGATATGACGGGATCTTTAGTACGAGATGGACATTCCGAGACATTAGGGAAGAATTGATCAATGGTCGCCCCGTTGTCTTATGTGGAATGTTCACGTCCTACGGTCATATTGTGACTGTCATTGGGTACACACCCGATGGATTCATTGTGAATGATCCTTGGGGTGATGCTTTGACAGGTTACTCGAATACTGAGGGGCGTAAGTTACTTTATCCCTATGGCTACACGAATCGAGTGTGTGGCCCTGATGGAGAAGTTTGGGCGCATTTTATTCGACGGAGATAG
- a CDS encoding ABC-F family ATP-binding cassette domain-containing protein gives MPVLALRSVKKDFGIKEIVRDANFTLEAGEKVGLIGTNGSGKSTLLKMVAGMESIDSGQLTTSSGSRMIYLPQQPDLDPERTVLEQVFADSGEQMALVKEYEHLSEQLAHGNQDAVMARLSQVTQKMDAINAWELETKAKIILSKLGIQDLEAKIEKLSGGYRKRVALATALLAEPDVLLMDEPTNHLDALSIEWLQSYLSRYRGALLLVTHDRYFLDQVTNRIIELDRGDLFSYSGNYSYYLEKKAAQEASEASSQRKHQGVLRRELEWLKRGAKARSTKQKARIDRVHEMQETEFKQAQTKVQISTAGRRIGKKVVELEKVTKGFGDRTLIKEFTYNFNPEDRVGIIGGNGAGKSTLLNLITGRLEPDSGTIETGSTIHFGYFDQHSDDLLVNENQRVIEYLKDVAELVKTADGEIITASQMLERFLFSPNQQYAPINKLSGGERRRLFLLRVLMSAPNVLILDEPTNDLDVQTLAVLEEYLEDFNGCVIVVSHDRYFLDRTVDKIFALESGGTVREYPGNYSVYLDFKKDEEVPIEKPQVEKKSEPKPASNKPRKLSFKEKRELEALEAQIPQMEEEKSTIEQKLYHNPPAGFSEVQKLSERLAELDEQIETATIRWMELSEIEA, from the coding sequence ATGCCCGTACTCGCGCTCAGATCCGTTAAAAAAGACTTCGGCATCAAAGAAATTGTTCGAGATGCGAATTTCACCCTAGAAGCTGGTGAAAAGGTCGGTTTGATCGGAACCAATGGATCAGGCAAATCGACTTTGCTGAAGATGGTCGCTGGAATGGAATCGATCGATAGTGGTCAACTGACCACCAGTTCTGGCAGTCGGATGATTTATTTACCGCAGCAACCCGACCTCGATCCAGAACGCACCGTTTTAGAACAAGTGTTTGCCGACAGCGGCGAGCAGATGGCATTGGTGAAAGAATATGAGCATCTCTCTGAACAATTAGCGCATGGCAATCAAGATGCAGTGATGGCGCGATTGTCTCAGGTCACTCAAAAAATGGATGCCATCAATGCTTGGGAACTCGAGACAAAAGCAAAGATCATTCTGTCTAAGCTAGGCATTCAAGATTTAGAAGCCAAGATTGAAAAGCTCTCAGGTGGATATCGTAAGCGAGTCGCATTAGCAACTGCATTGCTCGCTGAACCTGATGTGTTACTCATGGACGAGCCAACGAACCATTTAGATGCATTGTCGATCGAGTGGTTACAAAGCTATCTCAGTCGCTATCGTGGTGCATTGTTGCTTGTGACTCACGATCGCTATTTTCTCGATCAAGTGACGAATCGAATTATCGAACTCGATCGCGGCGATCTCTTCAGCTATAGCGGCAATTACTCGTACTATTTAGAGAAAAAAGCAGCGCAAGAAGCGTCTGAAGCGAGTTCGCAACGCAAGCACCAAGGGGTATTGCGCCGAGAATTAGAATGGCTTAAACGGGGAGCAAAAGCGCGCAGTACCAAGCAAAAAGCTCGAATCGATCGCGTTCATGAGATGCAAGAGACTGAGTTTAAGCAAGCTCAAACTAAAGTGCAGATTTCGACTGCCGGACGACGAATCGGCAAAAAAGTTGTTGAACTCGAAAAAGTGACCAAGGGATTCGGCGATCGTACTCTGATCAAAGAGTTCACCTACAATTTCAACCCAGAAGATCGCGTTGGCATTATTGGCGGAAATGGCGCGGGGAAATCGACTTTACTGAATTTGATTACAGGCAGACTCGAACCCGATTCAGGCACGATCGAGACGGGCAGCACGATTCATTTCGGCTACTTCGATCAACATTCGGATGATCTGCTCGTTAATGAAAATCAGCGGGTGATCGAATATCTCAAAGACGTAGCCGAGTTAGTTAAAACGGCAGATGGTGAAATCATTACTGCTTCTCAGATGTTGGAGCGGTTTCTTTTCTCGCCCAATCAACAATATGCGCCGATTAATAAGCTCTCCGGTGGAGAAAGACGGCGTTTATTTTTACTGCGCGTTTTAATGAGTGCGCCGAATGTTTTGATTCTGGACGAGCCGACGAATGATTTAGATGTGCAGACGTTAGCCGTTTTAGAAGAATATTTGGAAGATTTCAATGGCTGTGTAATTGTGGTTTCGCACGATCGCTATTTTCTCGATCGCACTGTAGATAAGATTTTTGCGCTCGAATCCGGTGGAACCGTTCGAGAATATCCCGGCAATTACTCTGTGTACTTGGATTTCAAGAAAGACGAAGAAGTACCCATTGAGAAACCACAAGTCGAGAAAAAATCTGAGCCAAAGCCTGCTTCAAACAAGCCTCGGAAGCTCTCTTTCAAAGAGAAGCGCGAACTCGAAGCTTTAGAGGCGCAAATTCCGCAGATGGAAGAGGAAAAATCCACGATCGAGCAAAAGCTCTATCACAATCCACCCGCCGGATTCAGTGAAGTTCAGAAACTTTCTGAGCGACTCGCTGAACTCGACGAGCAGATTGAAACAGCAACGATTCGCTGGATGGAACTCTCAGAGATTGAAGCTTAG